One Candidatus Nitronauta litoralis genomic window, CGGACGTGTAGCTCATCAACATGTTGCTGAGATGAAATGCCTCGTTTTGCCGCAGCCTCCTGAACCTTTTGCCCGTGTTCATCGGTGCCTGTCAGAAAATAAACCTCCTCACCCTTTAAGCGGTGAAAGCGCGCAGCAACGTCTGCAGCTATCGTGGTGTAGGCGTGCCCAATGTGAGGCACATCATTGACGTAATAAATAGGTGTGGTGATATAAAAACGCTCGCTCATTTCAATTCACTTTCAGGGAGAATCAGGATGGGGTGTTTTGAGAACTGGCAGCGGGTTTGGATGCCGTTATGATTTCGTCCAGATGATAGTACAGGATCGATTCATCCTCAAGGCGGACAGTCAGTGTCTTTTTCAGAATATCCTGTTTAATGACCTTACCAGGGCCGTCCGGTGTCTGGACGCGACTGTTCATTTTCGGCATTTCCTTGATGAGTTCTTTGTAGTTGGCGTGTTCATATTGCAGGCAGCACATAAGGCGGCCACACACACCTGAAATTTTACTGGGATTCAGAGCGAGGCCCTGGTCTTTTGCCATGCGTATGGTGACGGGGGAAAACTGGTCGAGAAATGTGGAGCAGCAAAGAGCCTCTCCGCAGGTTCCATACCCTGTGATGGACCTGGCTTCATCCCTCACTCCCACCTGTCTCATTTCAATACGGTGTTTGAGCCTGCCTGCCAGTTGCT contains:
- a CDS encoding sporulation protein; its protein translation is MNPICKLEPPNDAPNGPPPKFVLGVRVKGVDKSVLCNPGDRNLRVGASVMIATAQGDKLAVVASNKLPNFKKESTAPILNIIRLATEQDIAKEKEQEQREKTAREHCLDLIGNLKLPMNLSRVMYLNDENKSVFFFTAEGRVDFRELVKQLAGRLKHRIEMRQVGVRDEARSITGYGTCGEALCCSTFLDQFSPVTIRMAKDQGLALNPSKISGVCGRLMCCLQYEHANYKELIKEMPKMNSRVQTPDGPGKVIKQDILKKTLTVRLEDESILYYHLDEIITASKPAASSQNTPS